In a single window of the Flavivirga spongiicola genome:
- a CDS encoding Gfo/Idh/MocA family protein, producing MLKVGVLGAGHLGKIHLRLLNQSEKYNLVGFYDADETNGNKVETEFGYKFFNSIEALIDAVDVVDIVTPTLSHYECAKQAIAKGKHIFIEKPITNTVEEAEHIRELLSEHNLRGQVGHVERFNPAFIAVKDDIKSPMFIESHRLAEFNPRGTDVPVVLDLMIHDIDIILSLVDSKVKNVSASGVSVISDTPDIANARIEFENGCVANLTASRISLKKMRKARFFQKDAYISVDFLEKKCEVVKMKDAPEQPGDFDMILQNAEGIKKQIYFDNPDISENNAILDELETFADAINNNISPIVTLHDGTEALRVATQIINCF from the coding sequence ATGCTCAAAGTTGGTGTACTTGGTGCTGGTCACTTAGGAAAAATTCATTTAAGACTCCTTAATCAATCCGAAAAATATAACCTTGTAGGTTTTTATGACGCTGATGAAACTAATGGTAATAAAGTAGAAACAGAGTTTGGTTATAAATTTTTTAATTCTATTGAAGCGCTCATTGATGCTGTTGATGTCGTAGATATAGTCACACCGACACTTTCTCATTACGAGTGTGCAAAACAAGCCATTGCAAAAGGTAAGCACATATTCATTGAAAAGCCTATAACAAACACCGTAGAAGAGGCTGAACATATTAGAGAACTTCTGTCTGAACATAACCTTCGAGGACAAGTAGGACATGTAGAGCGTTTTAATCCTGCTTTTATTGCTGTAAAAGATGATATTAAATCTCCTATGTTTATTGAATCACACCGTTTAGCAGAATTTAATCCCAGAGGAACCGATGTCCCTGTGGTATTAGATTTGATGATTCATGATATCGATATTATTCTAAGTCTTGTAGATTCGAAAGTTAAAAATGTCTCAGCAAGTGGTGTTTCGGTAATAAGTGATACGCCCGATATTGCAAATGCCCGAATTGAATTTGAAAACGGCTGTGTTGCCAATCTAACCGCAAGTAGAATATCGCTAAAGAAAATGCGTAAAGCTCGTTTCTTTCAAAAGGATGCCTATATTTCTGTAGATTTCTTAGAAAAAAAATGTGAAGTAGTTAAAATGAAAGATGCACCGGAACAACCCGGAGATTTCGATATGATACTTCAAAATGCTGAAGGTATAAAAAAACAGATTTACTTTGATAATCCAGATATATCAGAAAACAACGCGATTCTAGATGAATTAGAAACGTTTGCTGATGCTATTAATAATAACATCTCTCCTATCGTAACGCTTCACGACGGTACAGAGGCACTAAGAGTAGCAACTCAAATAATAAATTGTTTTTAA
- a CDS encoding 3-hydroxybutyryl-CoA dehydrogenase: MKNIAVIGAGTMGNGIAHTFAQSGFIVQLIDISETSLKKGIETITRNLDRMVVKEKISEADKTETLSNISTFTSISEGVKSVDLVVEAATENVDLKLNIFKRLDETCSKETILATNTSSISITQIAAVTSRPDKVIGMHFMNPVPIMKLVEIIRGYNTSDQVTKEIMDMSKTLGKVPVEVNDYPGFVANRILMPMINESIETLYNGVAGVNEIDTVMKLGMAHPMGPLQLADFIGLDVCLSILNVMYDGFKNPKYAPCPLLVNMVRAGKLGVKSGEGFYDYSESRKAENVSKQFLL, from the coding sequence ATGAAAAACATTGCAGTTATAGGAGCTGGTACTATGGGTAATGGTATCGCTCACACTTTTGCACAAAGTGGTTTTATAGTTCAGCTCATAGATATAAGCGAAACTTCACTAAAAAAAGGCATAGAAACCATCACTAGGAATTTAGACAGAATGGTGGTTAAAGAAAAAATTTCTGAAGCAGATAAAACCGAAACCTTATCAAACATTAGTACGTTCACGAGTATTTCAGAAGGTGTTAAATCTGTGGACTTAGTAGTTGAGGCTGCTACTGAAAATGTAGATTTAAAACTAAATATTTTTAAGCGGTTAGATGAAACTTGTTCAAAAGAAACCATTTTAGCTACAAATACTTCCTCCATATCAATTACGCAAATAGCTGCGGTAACATCCAGACCAGACAAGGTTATAGGCATGCATTTTATGAATCCGGTGCCTATAATGAAATTAGTCGAGATTATTCGTGGTTATAATACGAGTGACCAAGTTACTAAAGAGATCATGGATATGTCTAAAACTTTAGGGAAAGTCCCCGTTGAAGTTAATGACTATCCTGGCTTTGTAGCAAATCGTATTTTAATGCCTATGATTAACGAATCTATAGAAACGCTTTACAATGGTGTTGCTGGTGTTAATGAAATAGATACGGTTATGAAATTAGGTATGGCACACCCGATGGGGCCCTTACAATTGGCCGATTTTATAGGGTTGGACGTTTGTTTATCTATTCTTAATGTGATGTATGATGGATTTAAAAACCCTAAATACGCGCCTTGTCCATTATTAGTAAATATGGTTAGAGCAGGCAAACTAGGTGTAAAATCTGGTGAAGGCTTTTACGATTACTCAGAAAGCAGAAAAGCTGAGAATGTATCAAAACAATTTTTATTATAA
- a CDS encoding YcxB family protein, giving the protein MIQTKDYSISKKEYTKIVLYKRLKKSWWLYLLMFSLGIFYSQKFGEDSFSTFFTIFAFSYPFLIFISIYFWTNSKGHKPLFSETNLSFDNEHLYFKRNGNETKLNPKSIQKVISNTEYWLLYISKGQFIYIPKNIFNSKEDYRTFLALIKTE; this is encoded by the coding sequence ATGATTCAAACAAAAGATTATTCAATATCAAAAAAAGAGTATACAAAAATCGTATTGTACAAGAGGTTAAAAAAATCATGGTGGCTATACTTATTAATGTTTTCGCTAGGTATATTTTATTCTCAAAAATTCGGAGAGGATAGTTTTAGTACATTTTTTACAATTTTTGCTTTTAGCTACCCCTTTTTAATATTTATATCTATCTATTTTTGGACCAATTCCAAAGGACATAAACCCCTTTTTTCTGAAACTAATTTATCCTTTGACAATGAACACCTATACTTCAAAAGAAATGGTAATGAAACTAAATTGAATCCAAAAAGTATTCAAAAAGTAATTTCAAATACTGAATATTGGCTATTATATATTTCCAAAGGGCAATTTATTTATATTCCAAAAAACATATTTAATTCAAAAGAGGATTATAGAACATTTTTAGCTTTAATTAAAACAGAGTGA
- a CDS encoding DUF1015 domain-containing protein, whose translation MAKIIPFKAVRPTRDKVSLVAARSYQTYTQEERESRMGYNPFSFLHIINPGYRYQKDISGKDRYTLVRNRYSEFKEDAIFIQDKTPSYYVYKIVNREGHAFSGIIAAASSEDYEKDIIKKHEDTIEYRENVFKDYLKTVGFNAEPVLLTYPNNTVIANIISDVQKDRAEFEFTTTYRDTHYLWKLDDLELINTIGNEFEKIGTLYIADGHHRSASSYLLSKDLQSENDTHTGNEPYNFFMSYLIPESDLRIHEFNRLVKDLNGLTKEAFLIQLDTMYRIENRGNELYKPSGKHHFSMYLDGEFYSLYLRKSNHKFSNALEALDTHILYKTILDPILGISDVRNDTRIDYSYGKNDLVAIKSKVDHGEFKVGFGLVPITVEEMKAIANAGLTMPPKSTFIEPKLRSGVTIYEF comes from the coding sequence ATGGCCAAAATAATTCCATTTAAAGCAGTTAGACCAACACGAGACAAAGTAAGTCTGGTTGCAGCCCGTTCGTATCAAACATATACACAAGAAGAACGTGAATCCAGAATGGGTTACAACCCTTTTTCATTTTTGCATATTATAAATCCAGGATATAGATATCAGAAAGATATTTCAGGAAAAGATAGATATACCTTAGTAAGAAACCGTTATTCAGAATTTAAGGAAGATGCTATTTTTATTCAAGATAAAACACCAAGTTATTATGTATATAAAATTGTAAATAGAGAAGGTCATGCCTTTTCTGGAATTATTGCTGCTGCAAGTTCAGAAGATTACGAAAAAGATATTATCAAAAAGCATGAAGATACTATTGAATATAGAGAAAACGTGTTTAAAGATTATTTAAAAACAGTTGGTTTTAATGCCGAGCCAGTACTTTTAACCTATCCTAATAACACCGTAATTGCCAACATCATTTCTGATGTACAAAAGGACAGGGCAGAATTTGAGTTTACAACCACATATAGAGATACACATTATTTATGGAAACTTGATGATTTAGAATTAATCAATACCATTGGTAATGAGTTTGAAAAAATTGGCACTTTATATATTGCAGATGGACACCATAGGTCTGCTTCTTCATATTTACTTTCTAAAGATTTACAATCTGAAAACGATACACATACGGGAAACGAACCTTATAATTTTTTTATGAGTTATTTAATTCCTGAATCGGACTTAAGAATTCATGAATTTAATAGGCTCGTTAAAGATTTAAATGGATTAACCAAAGAAGCTTTTTTAATACAATTGGATACGATGTATCGCATTGAAAATAGAGGTAACGAATTATATAAACCAAGTGGCAAACATCATTTTAGTATGTATCTTGATGGTGAGTTCTATTCTTTATATTTAAGAAAAAGTAATCATAAATTTAGTAACGCTCTAGAAGCTTTAGATACCCATATTCTTTACAAAACTATTTTAGACCCTATCTTGGGAATCTCAGATGTGCGTAACGATACACGTATTGATTACTCTTACGGTAAAAATGATCTAGTAGCGATAAAAAGTAAAGTAGATCATGGCGAATTTAAAGTAGGTTTTGGTTTAGTTCCCATTACTGTTGAAGAAATGAAAGCTATTGCCAATGCTGGTTTAACCATGCCTCCTAAAAGTACTTTTATCGAACCAAAATTACGAAGTGGTGTTACCATTTATGAATTCTAA